From one Esox lucius isolate fEsoLuc1 chromosome 11, fEsoLuc1.pri, whole genome shotgun sequence genomic stretch:
- the LOC105009607 gene encoding zinc finger protein 501-like translates to MQREEKPSLLLPFHTELKQERLDSDYESGSQGALVDSEMTSVKLEDESQTLRMNVTIKDEEEEKNVVIIKNGDVDLLNQDGIPEVETHGGKQQEDYNEKWGYHCPHCEKHFSSLSLLKRHVNIHTGEKPYSCSDCGKCFVTSSALTKHQRVHTGEKPSTCSDCGKCCITSSELSTHQRVHTGEKPYSCSDCGKSFFHLGNFKAHQRIHTGEKPYSCSDCGKCFITSSKLTSHKRVHTGEKPYSCSDCGKSFSHLGNFKAHQHKHTGEKPYSCSDCGRCFIRSSELTSHQRVHTGEKPYPCSDCGKSFSQLGSLKSHQRIHTGEKPYSCFDCGKCFIRSSALTRHQRVHISEKPYSCSECGKCFIISSDLTKHQSVHTGEKPYVCSEYGNSFTRLGSLKAHQRIHTGEKPYSCFECGKCFNRSYKLVIHQRVHTGEMPYSCSNCRKYFISSSALTSQKRLHTGGKPYSCSDCGKCFIRSSDLTSH, encoded by the exons ATG cagagggaggagaaacccagcctgctgctccCCTTCCACACTGAGCTCAAACAAGAGAGACTGGATTCTGATTATGAAAGTGGATCTCAGGGGGcattggtggattcagagatgacatcagtgaaGCTGGAAGACGAAAGTCAAACGCTCAGAATGAATGTTACcattaaagatgaagaggaggagaagaatgtgGTTATCATTAAAAATGGAGATGTGGATTTACTTAATCAAG ATGGGATTCCTGAAGTGGAGACACATGGAGGGAAACAACAGGAAGACTACAATGAAAAGTGGGGATACCACTGTCCCCACTGTGAAAAGCATTTCTCATCTCTGTCACTGTTAAAAAGACACGTtaacatacatactggagagaagccttactcctgttctgactgtgggaagtgttttgtTACATCATCTGCTCTTACTAAACATCAGAGGgtgcacacaggtgaaaagCCTTCcacctgttctgactgtgggaagtgttgtATTACATCATCTGAACTTAGTACACaccagagagtgcacacaggtgagaaaccctactcctgttctgactgtggtaAGAGTTTCTTTCACTTAGGTAACTTTAaagctcaccagcgcatacatactggagagaagccttactcctgttcagactgtgggaagtgtttcattacatcatctAAACTTACTAGTCAtaagagagtgcacacaggtgagaagccttactcctgttctgattgtgggaagagtttctctcactTGGGTAACTTTAAAGCTCACCAGCATaaacatactggagagaagccttactcctgttcagACTGTGGGAGGTGTTTCATTAGATCATCTGAACTTACTTCACaccagagagtgcacacaggtgagaaaccttacccgtgttctgactgtgggaagagtttttctCAATTAGGTAGCCTTAAgtctcaccagcgcatacatactggagagaagccttactcctgttttgactgtgggaagtgtttcattagatCATCTGCACTTACTAGACATCAAAGAGTGCACATAAGTGAGAAGCCTTATTCTTGTTCTGaatgtgggaagtgtttcattataTCATCTGATCTTACCAAACATCAGAgtgtgcacacaggtgagaagccttacgtCTGTTCTGAGTATGGAAATAGTTTCACTCGCTTAGGCAGCCTTAAAGCTCATCAGCgtatacatactggagagaaaccttactcgtGTTTTGaatgtgggaagtgtttcaatAGGTCATATAAACTTGTTattcatcagagagtgcacacaggggagatgccttactcctgttctaaCTGTAgaaagtattttatttcttcatctGCACTTACTAGTCAAAAAAGACTGCACACAGGTgggaagccttactcctgttctgactgtgggaagtgtttcattagatCATCTGATCTTACTAGTCATTAA